Genomic DNA from Acidisoma sp. PAMC 29798:
TGCCGCGCGAGGTGATCAACAGGACCTGGAAACGTCCTTCACGTCCTGTCACGGGCAGCGCCGCATATTGCTGGAGGATTTGAGACATCTAGACATCTGACACGAGATCGCTCGCCATGCCAAATAGCAAAAGCGACATACCCGTTGAATTGCGCTCCGCGATCTTCGGATCATCGACCACAAAACTCAAGATGATCAAACGGCAAAGGTATGGGCCCGCAAACCTGGATCTGCTTCGAGCACGCCTTTGTCAGTGGGATTTCCTGGCGAGCTGCATCAAAAATTCGCAAGAGCCGAAGTCGTACCCCCATGTAAATCGGGGCTACAGCCCTGATAAGGTGCCCATCTTTGCTCCATGGGTGGGTTCTCGTAGGAGCCGAGTGGGACCCCACCCCAAGGGATAAGCCATTGCGATTTCAACATGTTATGTTAAATTCAGAGACGGTCCCGCTTCGATTCTGAAACACATGCCGCCGGTCTTCGCACTCGGCGCCCAGGATCATGCGCGCTATACGGCGGTGGGTGAGGCGGACAACTTCGTGTTGTTGTTCCGGAACCCTGAATGGGATGGAATCGGTCTTTGATCGATCGGCATTCCCATCTGATCGTCATGGCTTACGAAGGCATGCCAGCCACGTCTCGCCTTCGGGACGGGAGGAAGACGTAGATTCTATGCCTTCGCATAGCATGACGATTTTCTGCGCGTAGCGCCGCTACTGCGCCAGGAAGCCGCCGTCGACGGCGAGCGTGTGGCCAGTGATCATGCCGGCAGCGGGGCTGGCGAGGAAGGCGATGGCGTAGGCGACGTCCTCCGCTTCCGCGAGGCGACCGAGGGGCGTGACGGCCTGGATGCGGGCCATGAGTTCGGGGCTTTCCTCAAGCTGGCCGATGAAACCCGTGCGCGTCCAGATGGGTGCGACGGCGTTGACGCGGACGTTGTGGGGCGCCCACTCGACGGCGAGTGCGCGCGTCATGTTCACGATGGCGCCTTTGGTGGTCTGGTAGGAAATGTTCGGATAAAGGCCACCGCCGGACAAGCCCATGATCGATGCGGTGTTGACGATGACGCCCCCTGCCCCACCCCGGATCATGAGGGTGGCCGCCGCCCGCGCGCAGAGGAAGGCGCCGGTCATGTTGACGGCGACCACCGCATCCCAATCCGCGAGGGAGAGCTCAAGCGACGGTTTGCGGATCGCGCGGCCGGCGTTGTTGATGAGGATATCGAGCCGGCCTACCTTTGCGTCGATTTGCGCGAAGGCGGCGTCGACGCTCGCTTCCTTCGCGACATCCAACTCAAGGCCGAAGGCGACGTCCGGCCCGATAGCCGTTGCGGCCTCAATCGCCGCCGCTCCGTCCCGGTCCGTGACGACGACACGGCAGCCCATGGTGACGAGGAGTTTCGCGGCAGCAAGGCCGATGCCGTTGGCGCCGCCGGTGACGGCCGCAACGAGACCGTCTGCCCGAAAGGGCGCAGGAATCGGCTTATCCGTCATTGCGCCAGATAGCCGCCGTCGACAGGCAGGACGACGCCGGTGACGAAGGACGCTTCATCGGAGGCCAGGAACAGGATCACGCGCGCAACCTCCTCCGGCTGGCCGAGGCGGCCGATGGGGTGCATCGCCTTGACGCCGGCAATATAGGCTTCTGACAGCTTCTTCACCGCTTCCGTCGCGATGGTGCCCGGTGCCACGGCATTGACGCGGATATTGCGCGAAGCCAGTTCGACCGCGAGATGCTTGGTGATGCCGGAGGCGACGAATTTCGCCGGGCCGTAGACCGCCTGGCTCTTCTGCCCGGCCTCGCCGGAGATGGAGGAAAGGCAGACGATCGATCCACCGCCGGAGGCGAGCATCGCCTCGGCTGCGTATTTGCAGGTCAGGAACATGCCGCGCCCATCGATCGCCATGACATGGTCGAAGTCTTCCGCCGTGGCCGTCAGCAGGTCAAGTTCGGGAATGATGCCGGCATTGGCGACGAGGATGTCGATGCGGCCATACGCCTCCACCGAGGCCGCGACCATGGCGCGGGCGTCCTCCGTTTTGGAAACATCGCCGACGACGGTGCGGACATCGGCGCCGGAGGCTGCGAGGGTGGCACGCAATTCCTCCAAGCGTGCCGCGTCGATATCGTTAATGATGAGCCGTGCACCTTCGGCCGCGAATAGCACGGCGGTCGCGCGGCCGATGCCGTTGGAGGCGCCGGTGACGAGTGCTGCCTTGTTCTTCAGGCGGCCGAGACCGGGGGAAACCTTATCTGCGCACATGGTCTTGGATTCCCCGTTAGGATTTGCGACGTTTTTGGTTGAGGCTGTCGATCAGCACGGCGCCGAAGATGACGGCACCCTGGATGAACTGCACCCAGAAGGGCTGAACGTTCTTGAGCGTCAGGCCGTTGTTGATCAGGCCGATGATGAGCACGCCCAGCAGCGTGCCGAGAATGCTGCCCTTGCCGCCGAAGAGCGACGCGCCGCCAATGACGACGGCGGCGATGGCGTTGAGTTCGAGGCCAGTGGCCGCGATCGGCTGCGCGCTATCGAGCCGCCCGGCCAGGATGACGCCGCCGAGCCCCGCGCAGGCGCCGCTGATGATGTAGACGATGGAGAGTGTGCGGATGACGGGAATGCCCGCCAACCGCGCTGCATCGCGGTTGCCGCCGACGGCGTAGACCTCCGCGCCGAAGACGCTGCGCGCCAGCACAAGACCCGCCACGAGGAAGAGTCCGAGCGTGATGAGGGCCGCGACCGGAAACGGCCCGATATTGCCGCCGCCGATATTGTCGAACGCGTCCGGGAAGGAAAAGATCGTGTTGCCGTTGGTGACGATGAAGGCGAGACCGCGCGCCATAGCCAGTACCGCGAGGCTGACGATAAAGGGGCTCATGTTCAAGGTCGTCACCGCGAAGGCGATGAAGCCGCCGGACAGGGCGCCGATGCCGATGCCGATGAGCACGGCAATCGGCACGGGCACATGCGCATTCAACGCAAGGCCCGCCATGACGCCCGTGAAGGCCACGACCGAACCGACTGAAAGGTCGATGCCGCCGGTGACGATGACGAAAGTCTCGCCCACCGCGACGATGCCGATCAGCGAGCTGGCGAGCAGGATGGAGAGCAGATTGGCCGAGGTCAGGAACGAAGGCGTCGTGATCGCGAGATAGAGGGAGATCGCCACGAAACCCACGACAATGGTGAGTTCATTGACCGCGCGGGTGAGCGAGGTCAGCCCGAAGCGGCGGTTGGGGGTGTCGGGCGTTTGCGCGGATGTCATCGGAAGCCTTCTGTTCTGGAGCCGTTCGCTAGCCGAGGGCCGCGAGCTGCATGATCCGCTCCTGGCTGAATTCCGCCTTCGGCACGGCGCCGACGAGGCGACCGGCGCGCATGACGAGAATCCGGTCGCAGACACCGAGCAACTCGATCATGTCCGAGGACACGACCAGGATCGCAGCGCCCTGCTCGGCCAGTTCATTGATGAGACGGTAGACCTCGACCTTCGCGCCGACATCGATGCCGCGCGTCGGTTCGTCGAGGAGAAAGACCTTTGGATGCGTGGTCAGCGCCCGGCCGAGCACGACCTTCTGCTGATTGCCACCGGAGAGTGACTGCACGCGCTGGCGGATGCTCGGCGTGCGGATGCGGAGGTCCGCGACCGACTTTTCGGCCAGCTTGTCGATACGGCCCTGGGCAAGAATGGTCCGTAACCAGGAGAGTTTCGTGAGCGTCGACAATGCGACATTGCTGCGGACTGTAAAGGGCATCACCAGGCCCTCCCCTTTCCGGTCCTCGGGCACGAGCGCAACGCCGGCGGCGATGGCGTCGCGCGGGGAGCGGATGCGGGCTTCGCGTGACAGAACGCGGACGCGGCCTTTGGTCGTTGCGAGGGCGCCGTAGATGGTCTTGAGCACCTCCGTCCGGCCGGCGCCGATCAGGCCGCCGAGACCGACGACCTCGCCGGCACGGACCTCGAAGGAGACATCCTCGAAGCGGCCTTCGGAGGTAAGGTTTTCCACTTCCAGCAGCACCTTCCCGAGGGTGGCAACCCGGGCGGGAAAGAGCGCGTCGATCGGCCGGTTGACCATCGCCTGGATGAGGTTCGCCTCGGTCCAATCCTTGGCCGGGCGGGTCTCGACGGCCGCACCATCCCGCAGGACGGTCACGCGGTCGCAGATTTCGAAGACCTCTTCAAGATGATGGCTGATGAAGACGAGGCCGACGCCCGCGTCCCGCAAGGTCTTGATGGTCGCGAAGAGGATACGCTGCTCGGCCGTGGTCAGCGTCGCGGTCGGCTCGTCCATGACGATGACCCGCGCTTCCCGCGACAAGGCGCGGGCGATTTCCACGAGTTGCTGCTGGGCGATACCGAGATGGCGCACGCGGGTCTGCGGCGCGATGGCGAGGCCGACACGCTCCAGCAGCCGCTTGGCGTCGCGGTTCAGCGCCGCGCGACGCACGCCGCCCAGGCGGCCGCTGGGCAAATTACCGAGGAAGATGTTCTCGGCGACCGACCGATCAGGAATCAGGCTGAGTTCCTGGTGGATGACGATGATGCCGGCGTCGAGCGCATCGCGCGGATTGCGCGGTACGAAGGGCACACCTTCCAGACGCAGATTGCCTGCGTCCGCCGGGAACACGCCCGCCAGGATCTTCATGAGCGTGGACTTGCCGGCGCCATTCTCACCGACGATGCCCAGTACCTCCCCCTTGTCGAGGAAGATGCTAACATCGGACAGTGCCTTGACGCCGGGAAATCCCTTGGAGATGTCTTGCATCTCCAGAAGACGTAACACGATGCTACGAGCCCTGTGTGAGGCGGTTCCGGATCACTGGCTGACCTGATCGCCCCAGAGGCCGTAGGCCTTGGCTTCCGGGCTATCGATATTGGCCTTGGTCAGCAGCATATGCGGCCAGAACTGATGCGCCGGGATGCTCGCCTTGTCGCCGTGCAGATAGGCTTCGACATAGGCGACCGACTGTTCGGCCATTGTGAGTGGGTTCTGCGACATCGTAGCGTCCATCTGGCCCTTACGGATCAGCGTCAGCCCCTGCTCGGTGCCGTCGATGCCGATAACGACGATGTGCTTGGGGTTGCCGATGGGCACGAAGCGGTTGGCCTGATGGATGGCGCGAACGGCGCCGACGGCGTTGTCGTCATTGCCGTTGAAAATCGCATCGATATCGTTGTGCGCGGCGAGAAGTTGCGTGGTGATGTTGAAGCCCTTGTCGGCGTCGAAGTCGGCGGCCTGGCGGGAGACGAGCTTGAGGTCGGGGTTAGTCTTCTGTAGCAACTCGAACTCGGTCGCGAAGCCTTTCTCGCGCTCGTCGCCGGCAGTGGTGCCGAGCAGGCCTTCGAGATCGACGACATTGCCCTTGATCGAGCCATACCGCTGCTTGAGCTGCGCCGCGATGAAGTCAGCACCCTCCTTGCCGAGCGCCTCGTTGTCGGTCTCGAGGAAGTTCACCTGGCAGCCGCCGCAGGCAGCGCCGCGATCGAGCGTGAAGACGGGGATGCCTTTCTTATTGGCTTCCTTGACAACCGGCACGATGGAGTTCGCGTTGATCGGATTGAGGATCAGGGCCGCGACATGCTGGTTAATGAGGTCGGTGACCTGGTTGGTCTGCGTATTCGCATCGCCATTCGCGCTGGTGTTGATGAGATGAAGGTTGGGATGCTTCGCGATCCCCGCCTTCACGCCCGCCGTCATGCCCTGAAAGAAGGGGTTGGCGAGAGTCGCGACGCTGAGGCCGATGGTGTAGTCGGCGGCATGTGCGGCCGGTATGGCGAATGCAAGACAGGAGACGGACAGCGCCGCCGCAAGCTTTTGTTTGAACGTCATCATGGCATTTCCCCTAGGCATTGACTTTTGTTTTTCTAATGCAGGCTTTGATAGCTTAGACAGCACCTTACGGCACCGTCAACGTCGCCTCATGGCCGCATAGCGCCCGCCGTATTCAGATAGAGTGAATAGACGGATGTGCTGGCCGTCATGAAGAGTCGATCGCCTTTCTTGCCGCCGAAACACAAGTTCGCGCAGCGTTCCGGCAAATGGATTTTCCCAATCAAGTCGCCGTCGGGCGCGTAGCAGCGTACGCCGTCTTCCGCCGGATCCGCCCAACCGGTCAGCGGCCCGAGCGGCAGGGATGCGGGGTTGCCGAAGGAATGGCCGGTCATCTAGTGGGCTCTCGTCTGCGTGGCATTGTGTTTGACGAAAGCCTCGATCACGCCATTGAAGTCAACGTCGTGCGTGAAGCCGAGACGGTGCGCGAGATCCGCGGAAAAATCTCCGGGCCAGGAATTGACGATGTTTTCCACCCTCGGGTCTGGCCGCATATGGACGCGGTCTGCGACGGCGTCTCCGCCGACGACGCGCAGCGCGCGCAGCATCTCGGCGACCGTGATGGACAGGCCGGGCATGTTGATGACACGGTCGCCGCCAAGGTCAGACGCCGGCAATTCGTGGCCGTGCAGGATGTTCTGGATGGCCTGCTCCGGCGACATCAGCCACAGCACGGTGTCGGGCGAAACCGGGCAATCGGCGTCCAAGCCGTTGAGTGGTTCGCGGATGATGCCGCTCGCGAAACTCGGCGCGGCGCTATTGGGCTCTCCCGGACGCACGACGATGGTCGGCATCCGCAGGCTGCGGCCGTCGAGGTAACCCCGCCTGCTGTAGTCGGCGAGCAGCAGATCATTGATCGCTTTCTGAGTTCCGTAGGAGCTTTGCGGCTTCCACACGTAGCTGTCCGGCACGACGGCCGGCATGGAACCGCCGAAGACCGCGACAGAACTGGTGATGACGAGCTTGGCGCCGGGAGCGGCGTTTCGGATCCGCTCCATCACCACGCGCGTCGCATCGACGTTGATGCGCATGCCGAGATCAAAATCCTGCTCGGCCTGACCGGAGACGATGGCGGCGAGATGCACAACGCTTGATGTGTCACCGTCGATCAGCTTTGCGATCTGCGCGGGGTCGCTGACATCGCCGGTTACGGCAATGACACGCTCATCCTGAAAGCCGCTCGGCTCCGCCCTGTCGAAGGCGAAGATCTGCGTAATCGGACCCGACACGCCGTCGGAGCCGGTCAAATGGCCACGCTTCAGAACGGCGGCGATGAGCCGCTGCCCAAGAAGGCCGGCGGCTCCGGTAACGACAAGACGCATCCCAATTTTCTCCGAACCGGTCTATGTCGCCTTCAAGCTGTATAACACCTTTACCGGCTTCGCGGATGAGCGCAAGGCAAATTTTACTGCTCTAGCAAAGCAGCTATGGTCGCCCGACAGCGGAGGATGGACATGGCCAAGAGCCCTCGCAGCCGGACTGATCACCTCACCGAGGCGCTGCGCGCGCGGATCGGGCGGGGATTGTTTCCAGTCGGCTCGAAGCTGCCGTCCGAGCAGGCGATTGGGCTGAAGTTCCAGGTCAGCCGCACCGTTGTGCGCGAAGCGGTGACGCGGCTGAAGGCGGACGGGCTGATCGAGACCCGCAAGGGTACCGCCGCGCGTGTAAGGGCCGCGAGCCCGACCTCCGACAGTGGCGTTTCCTTGCCGCGGTCGATCGACGGCCTTTTGGGCTTCCTGGAGGTACGGCGGCCAATCGAGGCGGAGATGGCGGCGCTGGCGGCGGAGCGGCGGACGGAGGCACAATGTGCGGCCATCGAAGCGGCCCTGCTTGCCATTGATCGCGCCCAGCAGGAATCGGGCACGGGCGTCGAAGAGGATTTGCAGCTTCATCTCGCGATCGGCCGTGCGACGTCCAACGCCTATTGGAACCAGTTCGTGGGTCTCTTTGCGGAGCCGATGCGCGCGGCGATCCGGCTGACGCGGGCGAACGAGGCGCGGCGCGTCGATTTCGCCTCAGCGGTGGCGGTGGAGCATCAGCGTATCTATGAGGCGATCCTGGAGCAGAATTCGGACGCGGCGCGGGCAGCGGCGCATCGCCATGTCGAAAACGCGGCGACGCGCGTGCTGCTCGCCGATCGGGAGTTCTGGCAGGAAGAGGGTGGCGCGTTGGCGGAGGATTGGGCGGCGCAGGACCGAATCGATTGAGCCGTCACACCGCCAGATGCGCGTGCCGCCTGCGATAATCGGCGGGCGTCACGCCGACCTGACGCACGAAGGCGCGTCGCAGAGTGTCCGCGTCGGTGAAGCCACAATGGGCCGCGACCTGCTTTGGGGTTTCGCGCCCTTCCTCCAGCAGCCGCCGCGCGACGGCGATGCGCGTCGTTTCGACCCAGACGGCGGGCGTGACGCCAAGTTCGCTCCGAAACAGCCGCGCGAAATGGCGCGGACTGAGACCCATGCGATAGGCGAGAGCGGCGACGCTGTGGTCGGCCGCCGGGTTGGCGGCGACCCAGCGCTGTACTTCCTGCAGGGCCGAGCGCCCGACCGGCGCCGCTTCCTCCTTGCGACTGAACTGCATCTGGCCGCCGGGCCGTTTGAAGAACATGACGAGTTGGCCAGCGACCTTCATGGCAATGTCGCGGCCGACATCCTCCTCGACAAGGGCGAGCGCCAGATCGAGCCCGGCGGTCACGCCGGCGGCGGTGCGGAGACGGCCGTCCCTGACATGGATCGCGTCTTCTTCGACTGTGACGGCGGGGTATCGTCGGGAAAGTTCCGCGGCGACGGCCCAATGCGTCGTCACGCGCCGCCCGTCGAGCAGGCCAGTTTCCGCGAGCAGGAAGGCGCCAGCGCAGACCGAACCGTAGCGCCGCGTTGCGGGCGCGGTGCTGCGTAGCCAGTCCACGACGGTGGCATCGGGCGTGACGACGGCGGCATGCGGGCCGCCGGCGACGAGGAGCGTGTCGATCTTCTCGGCCAGCGGATCGCCGATAACGTAATCGGGCACCAGCCGCGTCGAGGACGAGCTGCGGATATAGCCGGGCGCGCTTGCCACGATGAGAAGACGGTACACGCCCCTGCCCGCCTGCACGTTCGCCTCAGCGAAGACGTCGACCGGGCCCGAAACGTCAAGCAACTGGACGTCCGGCATGGCAACGATGGCGATGGTCCTGGCCATAGGCTTCCCGGCGTCTGGATCGGCGTCACTTTGGCAGATATCGTCGGATCACGTCAATTGCTGCCGGAACCGGGCGCGGTTAGATTCTGGTTCAGCTAAATTCATCGGAGAGACGGACATGTCGTTGATTATAGAAGGCGTCAGCATCCCGGACAGCGGGCTGGCGCGCGCCATCACGGAGGTAGTGAGGGATACGGAATCGCCGCTGCTGTTCCATCATTCCAGCCGTGTCTTCTACTGGGGTGCGCTGTCCGGAAAACATCGGGGCCTAGCCTTCGATCTGGAGCTTCTTTATGCGGGCGCAATGTTTCATGACATGGGGTTGGTGCATCAGCACAGCAGCCATGACGAGCGGTTCGAGGTGGATGGCGCGAATGCGGCGCGGGACTTCCTACGTGGCTACGGGATTGCTCAGTCCGACATTGACACCGTCTGGACGGCCATCGCCCTGCATACGACGCCGGGTATTCCCAAGCACATGCACCCCGTCGTCGCCCTCGTCACCGCCGGCGTCGAGATGGATGTGCTCGGCCTGACCTATCCTGAGTATGACGAGGCCGAACGCCATGCGGTGGTCCATGCCCATCCGCGCACGACGCATTTCAAGGAGCACATCATCCAGGCGTTCTACGACGGCATCAAGCATAAGCCGGACACGACGTTCGGCAATGTGAAAGCCGACGTCATCGCCGACAAGGAGCCGACGTTCAAGCGCGGCAATTTCTGCAGCGTGATCCGCGGGTCGGCCTGGGCGGGGTGAGGCGCCCGGCTCTGGTGCAAAGATTCTCTGGCGTGGCATTGTCTTGCGTCGCGGTTGAGGCAAGGTGGAACGGTGGCTAGTGTCTGGGCTTGGACACGCTGTTTAAGGGTCGGCATTGTGATCGAGAGATCATCATCCTATGCGTTCGTTGTTATCTCCGCTTCAAGCTTAGCTTTCGCGACCTAGGTAGTTGAGATGATGGCAGAGCGTGGGCTGCCGCTGGCGCACACCACGATCATGCGTTGGGTGCGGCACTACGCGCCGGGTTCCAGCGCTGCCATTCAAGTTGCTGATCGCTGGCACCTGATGGAGAACGCCAGCGCCGCATTCCTGGACACGGTGCGCCTGTCGATGCGCGCCGTCCGACATGCCTTGGGCGCGGCGACGATTGATCCGGCCCTGCTGACCGCAGCCGAACGGCTCCAGTATGAGGGTTTTCTGCGGCGCGAGGACACCCTGCGGCAGATCCTGGAGCTCAAAAAGGCCGGGTCCTCGATCAAAGAAATCGTTCGTCGCACGCGGCATAGCCGCAAGCTGGTGCGCCAGACCCTCCGGGGTGGCCACGGTGACGTCTTCCGTATTCGTCAAAGCTCCCTGGAGCCTTACCTGCCTGTGATGGATGTCGAGTGGGCGTCGGGCTGTCGCAATGGCGCCGAACTCTGGCGCAGGCTCGTGGATCAGGGCTTTCGCGGGTCGCTGCGCGTCGTCAGCGAATGGACAACCCGGCGTCGGCGCGCGGATCAGATGCAGGTACAGGGCCTCCGGAAGGCGCCCTCTGCCCGCACCTTGGCCCGATTGATGGGCATAGGGCGCGATCACCTGACCAAGGCAGACACCGTCATTGTTGCCGCCGTCGAGGCGGGAGTACCGTGAGCGTCCGGTGAGCTGGTTTTGTTTAGGTGCGAAATTAGCACAAGTTACGTCACAGATGATTCATTTGTGACGTAACAGGGTACGAATGGCCAAGGTTGAGATCCTGACGGGCGCCGAGCGACAACGTCGATGGTCGACAGAACTGAAGCTTTCGATATTGCAGGAAGCATTTTGCGCAGATGGCACCGTTTCTGATGTTGCGCGCCGGCACGACGTTCTTCCGCAGCAGATATACGCATGGCGAAGGAAGTTCTCGCGGCCCAAATTAAAGTCTCCGGAAATCGCATCGTTCATCCCCGTTTCGCTCATCGGAGCGTTGGAAAGCTCCAGCGAGGGCTCCAAGCGAAGTGGTGGCCGGTCGAGATGCAAAGACGTTGAGATCGTCCTGAAGAATGGTCGCCTACTCAGAATTGCAGCGGACATGGATCTCGAGGTGCTGTCGTCGCTTGTTGCTTGTGTGGAGGCAGCATGATCGGACTTTCTGGGAATGTGCCGGTTTATCTGGCCTGCGGCGTGACCGATATGCGGCGTGGCATTGATGGGCTTTCTGCGATGGTCAAGGCGGTGATGAATGAAGCGCCGGGGTCCGGCGCCGTCTTTGGCTTCCGCGGGAAACGTGCTGATCGGATCAAGCTTTTGTGGTGGGATGGCCAAGGCTTCTGCCTGTTCTACAAGGTTCTTGAGCGTGGATATTTTCCTTGGCCGACGGCTAAAGACGGCGTTGCCCATCTGACGCAGGCTCAGATGTCCATGCTTATTGAAGGGATCGATTGGCGTCGTCCGGCATGGACTTCGGCTCCCGCTCGAACCGGATGAAGCCTTATTTGCGGGGAAATCCAGCCAAAATACTGGTACTCCAAGTGCAAATCGGCTAGGTTTGCGGGCATGGAAACGACGCCGCTGGACAGTCAGCCCGAGCTATTAGCATTGCGCATGCTCGTCGCTGATCTGGCGGCGAAACTCAGCGAGCAAGAAGCTGAAGTCAGCAAGCGCGACTCAATTATTGGGCTTCTGCGCGCACAGTTGGAACTGCTCCGTCATCGGCAGCACGGCGCGTCTTCGGAGAAAATAGACCGGCAGATCGAGCAGTTCGAACTGATGCTAGAGGAGATCGAGGCTTCCCGCGCCGAGGGTGAGGCGCGTTCTGGAAAGCTCCCTTTGCCGGAGCTGGACGGCGCATCCGAGAAGCCGAAGCGCAAACCATTGCCCGACGGCCTTCTAACGGAAGAGCGGGTCTATGCAGCACTGAGCTGCTGCCGGTTTGGTGGACACCGAGATTAAGGTGTTTCGCGAGATTGGAGGATGCAAATGACGCGACGACAGTTCAGCCGGGAGTTCAAGCTGGAGGCGGTCCGGCTAGTTAATGAACGTGGGATTTCATTGGTGCAGGCCAGCCGGGACCTGGATGTGGGCGAAAGCATTCTGCGACGATGGATCAAGGAGGTTACCTCGGATCCTGGGCAGGCATTTCCGGGCCAGGGCCAGCTCAAGCCGGATCAGCAGGAGATAGATCGTCTGCGGCGTGAGGTCGCAAAGCTCAAGGCGGAGCGCGATATCCTAAAAAAAGCCGCGGCCTACTTCGCGAGGGAGTCGATATGAAATTCGGCTTCGTGGCGAAGCATCGAGGGATTTGGCCGGTGCGGTGGCTTTGCGAGGCGCTCGGTGTCTCACGCAGTGGATTCCACGCCTGGCTCACCCGATCGCCCAGCGCTCGGGCACGCAGCGACGAAATTCTCGGCGCGCACGTCAAGGCCAGCTTCGTCGGCAGCGACCGGACCTATGGCGCCCGGCGCGTCTGGCATGACGTCCTGGCCGAGGGTGACGTGTGTGGCTTGCACCGCATTGAGCGGCTCATGCGCGAGCAAGCCTTACGGGCCCGACCGCGCCGCAGAGGCCTGCCATCCGACAAGGGCGAGCGGAACGAGGCGGCTGCCAACGTGCTGGACCGCCAATTCGTAGCTACAGCACCGAACCAGAAGTGGATCGCCGACTTCACCTATCTTTGGACGGCAGAAGGTTGGCTCTACGTGGCTGCCGTCATTGACCTTTTCTCGCGTCGTGTCGTGGGCTGGTCGATGAGCGTCACGATGACAGCTCAGTTGGTGGCCGACGCGTTAATGATGGCGATCTGGCGCCGCGGCAAACCAGATGCGTTGATGCATCATTCGGACCAGGGAAGCCAATACAGCAGTGAACAGTTCCAGAAGCTCTTGGCAGATCATAACGTTAGTTGCAGCATGAGTCGGTCAGGGAATGTCTGGGACAATGCGGCAATGGAGAGCTTCTTCTCCTCGCTGAAAACTGAGCGAACAGCCCGCAAGGTATATCGCACGAGGGACCAGGCTCGAGCCGACGTATTCGACTACATCGAACGGTTCTATAATTTACGCCGACGCCACTCGACCATCGGCTATCTCAGCCCTATGGAATTCGAGCGGAACAAAGCGTCAGGCTAAGGTGCGTGTCCACCAAACCGGCAGCAGCTCAATGGCCGCGATCCGGGCCGCCATCATCGAGCCCTGGTCGAACGGCCAAACCGAAGGTCAGATCACCAAGCTCAAGCTCGTGAAGCGCCAGATGTATGGCCGCGCAAATCTCGATCTGCTCGAAGCACGGCTGATCGGCGCTGCATGACACTGTCCATCAGCGAAATTGCGTCAGAGCCCCACTTGGGAGCCGATGCACAGCTTGACGAGTACGTTGGCCGTTTTGTGCACCGTGCAGCGCTGATGCCGGTAAGCGTCGGCCAATGGCCGCGGTCGTAGCGGTTTGATCGGCTTCAGCGTTGGATTATGGTTTCCATCGCCATGGCAGAAGCTCATCGATCCTGTGAATAGGATGGTCGGCGATCCTTCCGATGATATCGGTTAAATAGGCCTGAGGGTTGATGCCGTTCATCTTGGCCGTCTCGACGATCGTGTACATGCAGGCGGCGCGCTGTCCGCCAGCGTCAGAGCCGCAGAACAGGTAATTCTTTCTTCCGAGGACCGGAGGTTTCATGGCGCGTTCAGCGGCGTTATTGCTGATCTCGAGCCTGCCATCCGTGACGTAGCGGGTCAGCGCTTTCCAGCGTGACAGGGTGTAGCGGATTGCCTCGGCGAGAGAGCTCTTGCCGCTGATCCGGAGGAGCTCTGTTTCGAGGAATTGCTTGAGCTGCTCCAACAGTGGCTCGGCGTGTTCTCGCCTTGCGAAGGCGCGCTGGTCGGGCGGCTTTCCGCGGATGTGCCCTTCGACGGCGAACAGAGCCGCGATCCGGTGAAGAGCTTCAAGGGCGATCGGCGACCCCGTTTGATGGTGCACGTCGTAGAAGTGCCGCCGGGCATGG
This window encodes:
- a CDS encoding sugar ABC transporter ATP-binding protein yields the protein MLRLLEMQDISKGFPGVKALSDVSIFLDKGEVLGIVGENGAGKSTLMKILAGVFPADAGNLRLEGVPFVPRNPRDALDAGIIVIHQELSLIPDRSVAENIFLGNLPSGRLGGVRRAALNRDAKRLLERVGLAIAPQTRVRHLGIAQQQLVEIARALSREARVIVMDEPTATLTTAEQRILFATIKTLRDAGVGLVFISHHLEEVFEICDRVTVLRDGAAVETRPAKDWTEANLIQAMVNRPIDALFPARVATLGKVLLEVENLTSEGRFEDVSFEVRAGEVVGLGGLIGAGRTEVLKTIYGALATTKGRVRVLSREARIRSPRDAIAAGVALVPEDRKGEGLVMPFTVRSNVALSTLTKLSWLRTILAQGRIDKLAEKSVADLRIRTPSIRQRVQSLSGGNQQKVVLGRALTTHPKVFLLDEPTRGIDVGAKVEVYRLINELAEQGAAILVVSSDMIELLGVCDRILVMRAGRLVGAVPKAEFSQERIMQLAALG
- a CDS encoding sugar ABC transporter substrate-binding protein produces the protein MMTFKQKLAAALSVSCLAFAIPAAHAADYTIGLSVATLANPFFQGMTAGVKAGIAKHPNLHLINTSANGDANTQTNQVTDLINQHVAALILNPINANSIVPVVKEANKKGIPVFTLDRGAACGGCQVNFLETDNEALGKEGADFIAAQLKQRYGSIKGNVVDLEGLLGTTAGDEREKGFATEFELLQKTNPDLKLVSRQAADFDADKGFNITTQLLAAHNDIDAIFNGNDDNAVGAVRAIHQANRFVPIGNPKHIVVIGIDGTEQGLTLIRKGQMDATMSQNPLTMAEQSVAYVEAYLHGDKASIPAHQFWPHMLLTKANIDSPEAKAYGLWGDQVSQ
- a CDS encoding ABC transporter permease, with protein sequence MTSAQTPDTPNRRFGLTSLTRAVNELTIVVGFVAISLYLAITTPSFLTSANLLSILLASSLIGIVAVGETFVIVTGGIDLSVGSVVAFTGVMAGLALNAHVPVPIAVLIGIGIGALSGGFIAFAVTTLNMSPFIVSLAVLAMARGLAFIVTNGNTIFSFPDAFDNIGGGNIGPFPVAALITLGLFLVAGLVLARSVFGAEVYAVGGNRDAARLAGIPVIRTLSIVYIISGACAGLGGVILAGRLDSAQPIAATGLELNAIAAVVIGGASLFGGKGSILGTLLGVLIIGLINNGLTLKNVQPFWVQFIQGAVIFGAVLIDSLNQKRRKS
- a CDS encoding SDR family NAD(P)-dependent oxidoreductase, with the protein product MTDKPIPAPFRADGLVAAVTGGANGIGLAAAKLLVTMGCRVVVTDRDGAAAIEAATAIGPDVAFGLELDVAKEASVDAAFAQIDAKVGRLDILINNAGRAIRKPSLELSLADWDAVVAVNMTGAFLCARAAATLMIRGGAGGVIVNTASIMGLSGGGLYPNISYQTTKGAIVNMTRALAVEWAPHNVRVNAVAPIWTRTGFIGQLEESPELMARIQAVTPLGRLAEAEDVAYAIAFLASPAAGMITGHTLAVDGGFLAQ
- a CDS encoding SMP-30/gluconolactonase/LRE family protein yields the protein MTGHSFGNPASLPLGPLTGWADPAEDGVRCYAPDGDLIGKIHLPERCANLCFGGKKGDRLFMTASTSVYSLYLNTAGAMRP
- a CDS encoding SDR family NAD(P)-dependent oxidoreductase codes for the protein MCADKVSPGLGRLKNKAALVTGASNGIGRATAVLFAAEGARLIINDIDAARLEELRATLAASGADVRTVVGDVSKTEDARAMVAASVEAYGRIDILVANAGIIPELDLLTATAEDFDHVMAIDGRGMFLTCKYAAEAMLASGGGSIVCLSSISGEAGQKSQAVYGPAKFVASGITKHLAVELASRNIRVNAVAPGTIATEAVKKLSEAYIAGVKAMHPIGRLGQPEEVARVILFLASDEASFVTGVVLPVDGGYLAQ